A portion of the Flavobacterium limnophilum genome contains these proteins:
- a CDS encoding DUF3467 domain-containing protein — protein sequence MNNSKQHEQIDIELDEKTAEGVYSNLAIINHSSSEFVLDFVSIMPGIPKAKVKSRIVLTPQHAKRLLRAIGENIHRFEVAHGEIKDTEQPPIPLNFGPPGQA from the coding sequence ATGAATAATTCAAAACAACACGAACAAATCGACATTGAGTTGGATGAGAAAACAGCCGAAGGGGTTTACTCCAATTTAGCCATAATTAATCATTCGTCTTCTGAATTTGTTTTAGATTTTGTAAGTATCATGCCTGGTATTCCAAAGGCTAAAGTGAAATCAAGAATTGTCTTGACGCCACAACATGCCAAAAGGCTGTTAAGGGCCATTGGAGAAAACATTCACCGTTTTGAAGTCGCCCACGGCGAAATTAAAGACACCGAACAACCTCCAATACCATTGAATTTTGGTCCTCCGGGACAAGCATAA
- a CDS encoding peptide chain release factor 3, translating to MGFLEEIQRRRTFGIISHPDAGKTTLTEKLLLFGGAIQEAGAVKNNKIKKGATSDFMEIERQRGISVSTSVLAFNYQDKKINILDTPGHKDFAEDTFRTLTAVDSVIVVIDVAKGVEEQTEKLVAVCRLRNIPIIVFINKLDREGKDAFDLMDEVEQKLGLTVTPLSFPIGMGYDFQGIYNLWEENINLFSGDSRKNIEETIAFSDVKSPELEKIIGEKPAYKLREELELIDEVYPKFDRQDYLDGKLQPVFFGSALNNFGVRELLDCFVEIAPSPRPKDSETRLVDPKEEKMTGFVFKIHANMDPKHRDRLAFIKIVSGTFERNKPYYHVRQKKNLKFSSPNAFFAEKKEIVDISYPGDIVGLHDTGNFKIGDTLTEGEVMSFKGIPSFSPEHFRYINNADPMKAKQLDKGIDQLMDEGVAQLFTLEMNNRKIIGTVGALQYEVIQYRLEHEYGAKCTYENFPVHKACWVKPNDPKSEEFKEFRRIKQKFLAHDKYGQLVFLADSDFTIQMTQNKYPNVKLFFTSEFE from the coding sequence ATGGGCTTTTTAGAAGAAATACAGCGAAGAAGAACTTTTGGGATTATTTCGCATCCCGATGCCGGTAAAACCACCTTGACAGAAAAACTGCTCCTTTTTGGAGGAGCCATCCAGGAAGCGGGTGCGGTAAAAAACAACAAAATCAAGAAAGGAGCAACGAGCGACTTCATGGAAATTGAACGCCAGAGGGGAATTTCGGTTTCAACCTCGGTTTTGGCATTCAATTATCAGGACAAAAAAATAAATATCCTCGACACGCCCGGACACAAGGATTTTGCCGAAGACACCTTCAGGACCCTAACCGCCGTAGACAGCGTGATTGTGGTGATTGACGTCGCCAAAGGGGTTGAGGAACAAACAGAAAAATTAGTCGCCGTGTGCCGACTCAGAAACATTCCCATAATTGTTTTCATCAACAAACTGGACAGAGAAGGAAAAGACGCTTTCGACTTGATGGACGAAGTGGAACAAAAACTGGGTCTTACGGTTACCCCGTTGAGTTTCCCCATCGGAATGGGATATGATTTTCAGGGAATCTACAATTTGTGGGAAGAAAACATCAACCTGTTTAGTGGTGACAGCCGCAAGAATATTGAGGAAACCATCGCTTTTTCGGATGTCAAAAGCCCCGAATTGGAGAAAATCATTGGCGAAAAACCGGCCTATAAATTAAGGGAAGAACTGGAATTGATTGATGAAGTCTATCCCAAATTTGACCGCCAGGATTATTTGGACGGAAAACTGCAACCCGTATTTTTCGGTTCGGCATTGAACAATTTCGGGGTTCGCGAACTCCTGGATTGTTTTGTCGAAATTGCGCCATCGCCAAGACCAAAAGATTCCGAAACCAGATTGGTGGATCCCAAAGAAGAAAAAATGACGGGATTTGTGTTTAAAATCCACGCCAACATGGACCCTAAACACCGGGATCGTTTGGCTTTTATCAAAATAGTTTCGGGTACTTTTGAAAGAAACAAACCTTATTACCACGTTCGCCAGAAAAAGAATTTAAAATTCTCGAGTCCGAATGCTTTCTTTGCCGAGAAAAAAGAAATTGTCGACATCTCTTATCCGGGAGATATTGTAGGCTTGCACGACACCGGAAATTTCAAGATTGGCGATACCTTGACCGAAGGCGAAGTGATGAGTTTCAAGGGAATTCCAAGCTTTTCGCCGGAACATTTCAGGTACATCAACAATGCCGATCCAATGAAAGCCAAACAACTCGACAAAGGAATCGACCAATTAATGGACGAAGGTGTGGCTCAATTGTTTACACTGGAAATGAACAACAGAAAAATAATTGGAACCGTGGGTGCACTGCAATACGAAGTAATCCAATACCGACTGGAACACGAATATGGCGCCAAGTGCACCTATGAAAACTTCCCCGTTCACAAAGCCTGTTGGGTAAAACCCAATGACCCCAAAAGCGAAGAGTTCAAGGAATTCAGGAGAATCAAACAAAAATTCTTGGCCCACGACAAATACGGCCAGTTGGTATTCCTCGCCGATTCGGATTTTACGATCCAAATGACCCAAAACAAATACCCGAACGTGAAGTTGTTCTTTACCTCGGAATTTGAGTAA
- the eno gene encoding phosphopyruvate hydratase has translation MSIIIKIHARQIFDSRGNPTIEVDVVTETGVIGRAAVPSGASTGKFEAVELRDGGKAFLGKGVLKAVENVNTIIAEELVGTSVFEQNLIDQTMIELDGTPNKANLGANAILGVSLAVAKAAANELGLPLYRYVGGVSANTLPVPMMNIINGGSHSDAPIAFQEFMIFPVKATSFTHSLQMGTEIFHNLKKVLHDRGLSTAVGDEGGFAPNLAGGTEDALDTIKLAVEKAGYTFGDEIMVALDCASSEFYENGKYDYTKFEGATGKIRTSAEQVEYLAELAAKYPIISIEDGMDENDWDGWKMLTEKIGDKVQLVGDDLFVTNVERLSTGIEKGIANSILVKVNQIGTLTETIAAVNMAKNAGYTSVMSHRSGETEDNTIADLAVALNCGQIKTGSASRSDRMAKYNQLIRIEEELGNTAYFPGKNAFKVK, from the coding sequence ATGAGTATTATTATCAAAATTCACGCAAGACAAATTTTCGATTCAAGAGGAAATCCTACCATAGAAGTAGATGTAGTTACTGAAACAGGTGTTATAGGAAGAGCTGCTGTTCCATCAGGAGCATCAACAGGTAAATTCGAAGCAGTTGAATTACGTGATGGAGGAAAAGCTTTCTTAGGAAAAGGTGTTTTAAAAGCGGTTGAAAATGTAAATACTATTATTGCTGAAGAATTAGTGGGTACATCGGTTTTTGAACAAAACTTGATTGACCAAACGATGATTGAGTTGGACGGTACTCCAAACAAAGCCAATCTTGGTGCCAACGCTATTCTTGGTGTTTCTCTTGCTGTTGCCAAAGCGGCTGCCAATGAACTAGGTTTGCCTTTGTACAGATACGTAGGAGGTGTTTCTGCCAATACTTTGCCAGTTCCAATGATGAACATCATCAATGGAGGTTCTCACTCTGATGCGCCTATCGCTTTCCAAGAATTTATGATTTTCCCTGTAAAAGCGACTTCTTTTACACATTCTTTGCAAATGGGAACGGAAATTTTCCATAATCTTAAAAAAGTGTTGCACGACAGAGGATTGAGTACTGCCGTTGGTGACGAAGGAGGATTTGCTCCAAACTTGGCCGGTGGAACTGAAGATGCTTTGGATACCATCAAATTGGCTGTAGAAAAAGCAGGTTATACTTTTGGAGACGAAATCATGGTTGCTTTAGACTGTGCTTCCTCCGAGTTCTATGAAAACGGAAAATACGATTACACTAAATTTGAAGGAGCTACCGGAAAAATCAGGACTTCTGCAGAGCAAGTGGAGTATTTGGCTGAATTAGCTGCTAAATATCCGATTATCTCCATCGAAGACGGTATGGACGAAAACGACTGGGACGGATGGAAAATGCTTACTGAAAAAATTGGAGACAAAGTTCAATTGGTAGGTGATGATTTGTTTGTGACTAATGTTGAGCGTCTTTCTACTGGAATTGAAAAAGGAATCGCCAATTCCATCTTGGTAAAAGTAAACCAAATTGGAACTTTGACTGAAACTATTGCTGCCGTAAACATGGCTAAAAATGCAGGTTATACTTCTGTAATGTCTCACCGTTCAGGAGAAACTGAAGACAACACGATTGCCGATTTGGCAGTAGCGTTGAACTGTGGACAAATCAAAACAGGTTCTGCTTCTCGTTCTGATCGTATGGCAAAATACAATCAATTGATTAGAATTGAAGAAGAATTAGGAAATACCGCTTATTTCCCTGGGAAAAATGCTTTTAAAGTAAAATAA
- a CDS encoding erythromycin esterase family protein: MKTTNPTLSVNSNKVAELLGRTSSALENSEDLDPLMDYIGDAKYVLLGEASHGTHEYYTWRAKITQRLIQEKGFAFVAVEGDWPDCYRLNRYAKGYLNSGKDIYEVLKDFNRWPTWMWANWEIAAFIDWLKTYNTGIPREMKVGFYGLDVYSFRESMQSIIQYLQKNDPQALELAKKVMECFEPYGHDEGQTYARASAFVPEMCEKDVINLLTEIRSRVENYNSDAENVMSTEQNAFVARNAEKYYRAMIKRGAASWNIRDEHMVSTLQRLMKYHGNAAKTVVWEHNTHIGDARATDMASEGMVNVGQLLREQFSNDGVVAVGFGSYKGSVVAARSWGAETRKIKIPNAVEGSWENDFHQAAQGKNRLLLMHKIREEKCVASPIGHRAIGVVYNPEHERFGNYVPSIMPKRYDAFIFLDQTSALHPIHLEPDGNQVPETYPFGM; this comes from the coding sequence ATGAAAACAACAAACCCAACCCTTTCCGTCAATTCCAACAAAGTGGCGGAATTATTGGGCAGAACTTCATCCGCACTCGAAAACAGCGAAGATTTAGATCCCTTGATGGATTATATCGGCGATGCTAAATATGTCCTGCTCGGAGAAGCCTCCCATGGAACCCATGAATATTACACTTGGCGAGCAAAAATTACCCAAAGACTGATTCAAGAAAAAGGGTTCGCCTTTGTGGCAGTCGAAGGGGATTGGCCGGACTGCTATCGATTGAATCGGTATGCAAAAGGCTACCTGAATTCCGGAAAAGACATTTACGAGGTCTTGAAAGACTTTAACCGTTGGCCAACATGGATGTGGGCCAATTGGGAAATAGCCGCATTCATTGACTGGCTCAAGACCTACAACACGGGAATCCCACGCGAAATGAAAGTGGGTTTCTACGGACTCGACGTTTACAGCTTCAGGGAATCAATGCAGTCCATTATCCAATACTTGCAAAAAAACGACCCGCAAGCACTTGAACTGGCCAAAAAAGTAATGGAATGTTTCGAACCTTACGGCCACGACGAAGGACAAACCTATGCTAGGGCTTCGGCCTTTGTACCGGAAATGTGCGAGAAGGACGTGATTAACCTGCTGACCGAAATAAGAAGCAGGGTCGAAAATTACAATTCCGATGCCGAAAACGTGATGAGCACGGAACAAAATGCCTTCGTGGCCAGAAATGCCGAAAAATACTATCGCGCCATGATCAAAAGAGGCGCCGCATCCTGGAACATCCGCGACGAACACATGGTCTCCACCCTGCAACGATTGATGAAATACCACGGCAATGCCGCCAAAACAGTGGTTTGGGAACACAACACCCACATTGGCGATGCCCGTGCCACGGATATGGCATCGGAAGGAATGGTCAATGTAGGCCAATTGCTGAGAGAACAATTTTCGAATGACGGAGTCGTGGCCGTGGGCTTTGGATCCTACAAAGGAAGCGTGGTTGCGGCAAGAAGTTGGGGCGCTGAAACCCGTAAAATAAAAATCCCCAATGCCGTCGAAGGAAGTTGGGAAAACGATTTCCATCAGGCAGCACAAGGAAAAAACCGATTGTTGCTGATGCACAAAATCAGGGAAGAAAAATGCGTGGCTTCCCCCATTGGACATCGCGCCATCGGCGTGGTCTACAATCCCGAACACGAAAGATTCGGAAACTACGTGCCGTCCATCATGCCAAAAAGATACGATGCCTTTATATTTCTTGACCAAACATCGGCCTTGCATCCCATACACCTTGAACCGGACGGAAACCAGGTTCCCGAAACCTATCCTTTTGGAATGTGA